The genomic stretch TATTACTAGAAATTTTGACATTAACTCCGTTTATTATGAAGGTTTTAGGAAAAAAACTTTTCTGGCCTTCTAAAAATGTTAGTGGACATAAAGAAAACAAGTTTTTTGGTAATTCTTCTGCATTTGCAATTAAGAAACCAATTATAACAATTGTTGTTATTTTATTGATTTTAACTCCTATGGTTTATTTTCATAAAGAAAAACTTAACTTCGATACAATTGGAGAACTTGGAAATAAATACCCTTCATCAAAAGGATTTAATATAGTAGCAGATCATTTTGGTAAAGGTCAGGCAATGCCTGCAACTGTTGTCATTGAGAATAACAAAGCACTTGATAACAATCAATCACTTGCAGTGATAGATAATGTTACTGAGAGGCTTAAAACTATAAAAGGAGTTAAGCAAGTTTCTTCCGTAACACAACCAGAAGGTAAGCAAATAGATAGTTTTTATGTTGATAGCCAAATGGGAAGTGTTACTGATGGAATTTCGAAAACACAAGATGGTGTGAACGAAATACATGATGGATTAAGCTTAGCTCAAGATAAACTTGGATCAGCAGATTTTTCAAAGGTTAATCAGATGGTAGATGGTACTACTGAACTACAAAATGGTGTAACAGCCTTAAGTAGCGGTATTAAACAAATACAAGCAGGGATCAATGATGGTTCAAGTAAATCACAAACGATCAGTAATGGTTTAGCGACAATTGATACGAATTTATTAAAAATGAGTAATGGTATTTCACTATTAGCTAGTAATTACGAAAAAATGCAGTCAGGTTATAAAGAAATGGGTTCTCATTATCAAGATGCAGCTCAAGCTCTACTTGGTATGAAAGGTGCACTTTCACAAATGCAATCCATGGTAACTGCATTAGGAACTAGTTACGCTAATTCAAATAGTGACAGTAATTATCAAGCATTGAAGCAAACACTTGATCAAACAATTGCAGCTTTAAATCAAATCACACCAGAAGGGATAAAAGCATTAAATACTAACTACAATGCTGTCACTTCAGGCTTTGCTACTGCAAACAAAAATCTTTCTAGTATGAGCACTGGTTTAGCTCAAATGTCTAATGGATTAAAAAGACTTGAAAGTGGCTTAGGTAATGCTTCATCAGGATTAGGGAAAATAGTAACAAATATGAATAAAGTATCAGATGGACTTGGTCAAATGAAATCTGGTCAGCAGCAACTTGTAGCTGGCATTAATGGTTTTAGTACTTTTGGACAAAAACTGTCTGATGTAAACGGTGGCTTACAGAAAATTTCTGATGGATTAGGGAAAACAAACGATTTCTTAACACAATTTAACTCAAATAAAACGTTCTTTATTCCAAAAGAAGCATTGACTGATAAGAACTTTAAGCAATCAATTGATATGTTTATGTCAAAAGATAGAACAATCACAAAGCTAACAGTCGTTTTAAAAGACGATCCATACTCTAAAAAAGCTTTGAATACAATTACGAAAATAGATGCAGCTGTTTCAACTGGACTAAAGGGCACAGAGCTTTCTCATGCTAAGTCAGGAGTTGCAGGACCAAGTGCAACTACAAACGATATGAACAATATTTTAAGTAGTGATCTAAATAAAACAACAACAATTGTAATTATTGGCGTATTACTTGTATTGTTCTTAGTAATAAAATCATTCTGGACACCATTATTTATTACAGCATCACTTTTAGGTGCATACTATACTGCCATGTTTATGATTAATTATATTTTCATAAACTTACTAGGCTATGAAGGTATATCTTCATTTGTCCCATTCTTCTCGTTCATCATTATAGTTGCTTTAGGAGTAGACTACAGCATATTCTTAATGATGAGATTTAAAGAATATGGTGATATGCCTGCAAAAGAAGCGATCGTATTAGCGTCTAAACATACAGGTGGGGTAATTATATCAGCAGTAATCATACTTGGTGGTACATTTGCAACACTTATGCCTTCTGGGATTTTATTATTGTTTGAACTAGCTATAGCGGTAATAACAGGTCTAGTAGTACTTTGCTTTATTTTACTACCAATCTTCCTACCGGCTATGATCGCCTTACCAGAAGCTTTAGCTAATTTATTTTCAAGCAAAAGAAATGATAAAATAAGTTCAGAAAATCATGTAATCTAATAAAACTTTTAAGATTATATAGGAGAAAGCCGACTTACTAATTTTAGTAGTTCGGCTTTTTTGTTGTTAAATAAATGATTCATTACTGGTAAACGAAAAAGTTTGTGAACTGCATGATAAAATAATGGAAGTGGCTTAATTAATGATGAGGTCGGCTTAATAGGTGTAAAAGGTATAACAAAAAAAGTGGATGTAAAAACATCCACTTTTTGATTAATCTACTTGTATTTCATTATTAACATCAAGAGCTTCAACTAGTTCTAATTCCTCATGACGTTCCTTAAAGCGGTTGAAAGTAAATTCATTTGCAAATAAGAATAAAGGACGTTCGAAACGGTCATATACTAGCATGTTACGCATATCTTGGTGGGGTAAACGTTGATATGACGGGGTTTCTTCGGAAAATGAGCGCAATATACCAGCATACGCGCATATAGGAGGAAAAATTATGCTAAGATATCTAAACGCATATCTACGCGATTCAAAAATCGAAGGAATAAGCCCTAATACTCTTGACGCTCGCCGCAAGGATATTAAGCACTTTTTCAATTGGTGTGAAACGGATGATGTCGAAGAAATTGACCGGAATTTAGTAAAAGATTACATTTACGCCTGCCAAGAACGTAATCTTAAAGCCGGCACAATTAATACGAGGTTACAAATCATTCGCGGATTCTTTAACTGGCTCGTAGAAGAAGAAATTATTAAACGGAATCCTACCGATAAAATAAAAAACGTTAAGAAGGAAATTACAGTAATTAAACCGTACAATGTCGGGGAAATTAAATCAATGTTAGATTTTTATCGTGGAAAAAGATTCCAAGATGTACGTAATAAAACGATCATTACACTATTCGCCGAAACAGGTATCCGTAATGCGGAACTTTGCCATATTAAACTCGGTGATATATACGAAAATGAGATACGGATTAAAGGTAAAGGTAACAAAGAGCGCTTTGTCCCGATATCTGAAGTACTTCACAAACAGCTATTTCGTTATCAACTCGTGAGAGAAAAGCAGCTGCATAGCGATGACTGTCCGTACTTATTCTTCTCTAATCGTGGAACAATGATCAGTTATACCGTTACTCGTAATGTGCTCCGTAAAGCCTGCGAAGCAATCGGACTTGATGCTCGTATATTAACGCACAATTTCAGACGATTTTACGCTACATCTATGCTAGATCATGTCGACCTGTTTACGGTGTCGAAACTGCTAGGCCATACCGAAATCTCAACTACGCAGCGTTACGTTGAAGGGACGGAACAGAGAGTAATATTAGAACGCGGACGTAAGCATTCGCCGTTATCATAAAAGACTATATTTAGGCGCTCATTTTCGGGCGTCTTTTTTATTCGCAATTATTCCCAAATTTAAGCACCTCGGGGCGCTGTATTTCGTTGTACATTTTACCAGCACGCGGCTCCTGGCGGACGGCTACTCGATAAAACTCGGGGGGTCTTCCGCCTATTTTTATGCATTTTACGGATAGAACATCGTTACATTGCGCTTGACAAACGTTGATACAACGCGGATGTATAAAACAATGTATAAACGGGAAAAAGTGGCGGTCGATAAACGCAGTCGTACCAACGATCGATGAACGTATCAACTACCGATTATAAGTAATATGTAAACTAGCTTTGCATACGGTATAACACGATATACAATGGGAAGTGATCAATCCGTGGCCCCCAGGCGCATACCTCTAAACACGCAATCCTTCTACCAACACAATCCGAGCACCGTTCGCCATCTCGGGTTTACAAATGTAAAGAAAATAAAAAGCGCCATGCTAGGCGCCAATCATTGCCATGTTACTCCAGGATATCCCGGCAAAATGTCTCCTTCAATCGCTTCCATCCCTTGCGTATCTTCTACTACTATATGGACGTAATAGCCGTCGTAAACTTTTCCGTAACTGTCCTTCGTTGGATTACTATCTTCCACGTAAATAGAAATAGTTCGCAAATATGAATCTGCGTAATCTCTTGCGGTATTTTTATCGAGAAAACTGGCATCGTCTACAACTAATTTCATTTCGATTTTATCCCCATTAACCTCGAACGTAGCATCTTTAATATGCTCGCGAGTTTTCATGTCGTCGATTGTAGACTGAATCGCAGACTGCGGAATTTCTTTATACTTCGGTTCCTTGGTTGCCGTCTTTTCTCCGCCACTACACGCGCTTAGTAACGCTAACAACAACACAAAAATTACTGTAAACGTTTTATTAAATTTCACTATAGCCCTCCTAGTATAGTCTAATTGTCCTGTATCCCTAAACTATTCGTTAATTACCAATAATATCCTTTAAAATAAAAAAGAACCGAACTTATTGTCGGCTCGTAGTTTCTATTAACCTTACGATATATTGTAGATCGTCAGCTTCTCGTTTCTTAGCGTTAAAGATAGCTCGTTGCTCTGCGTACAAATTTTCGTAAATAGCGATATCTCCGTGCATTTCTTCCGTATGATGTAAGACTTGAGCTTTTCTCATTTGCTCGTTAGTGCCGTCAACCTTTCCGGTCATAAATAATTCACTTATACGCAGCTCATTTGCGACTTTCAATAACGTTAATTCTTTTTGAAGCTCTACCATTTTACGTTCTTCGTCATAAACCTCTCGATGAATTCTTTCTAGACGTTTGATGTAGTAGTTAATCCGATCTTGCATCCTGCACACCTCCGCAGTAATAGGACAAGTACTGTTATCGTGTTCACACTAACAGAATATGCGCCATTTCGTGGAAAAATGCAGGTCCAACTTAATTTTCGTCGTCCAATTCCCAAATATCTTCGACTTTTAAATCCAAAGTTTTTGCTATCCTCATCGCAACTTTTAAAGTTGGAGAATGATCCTCTTTCGATACTATTAGACTCAACGTACTATTATTAATGCCTACTTTATCGGCGAATTCAGTTTGTTTTATTTTTCTTTCTGCGAAAATTACCTTTAATTTATTCTTCAAAATTCTCACCTCACTATATAAATTTTTCAAATCTTTTTGAATCCCTTTAAATATTTTTGAAAGTACAGGCAAGAAATTTGTCGGACGTTAGTATAGTAGATTAAACAATTGATAATCAACCGATAGGCAAATGATAATCACGCTAATCAATCGATAATCAGTTGTTAAACATCTCGGAGGTGGTCGATATGCTACTTGGTATTGACGCAGGTAATAACGAAGTAAAGGTTGCGACACAATACGGAGTTTACGCATTTAATAGCTGTCTTGGCGATTACCATGAACGCCGTATTGAAACGAAATTCCAGGACGAAATGATTGTCGAATATAAAGGAGTAACTTATTTTGCCGGAGAATTGGCCGAAAAGGAGTCGTATTATCCTCGCCGATCAATGGGCGCATCTAAGGCGAATGAAGACGTTAAAATCCGCATACTAATCGCGGTGTTTCGCTTTAGTAACGAGTATTCTAATACCGTAATAGTGGGGCAGCCAATCGAACGACATTTGCCCGCAGAAAAGGCGAAGATAAAAGAGATGCTTATCGGAGAACATACCGTAAAATTAAACGGCCAATCAAAAACGTTTAAAATCGATCAAGTAGTAATTGCGTTAGAAGGAGCGTCATGTTTCTTCGGATGGTTTACCGATACTTCTACATTCCGGATTATCGACTGCGGAAGTGGTACGGTTAATGTCGCAACAATTCGCGAATGGGATCAAGTCGATAAGGAAAGTTTTACGTTAAACTTCGGTGCTAACTCGACTAGAACAAATAACTTAAATGCGATGGCGCAAAGTATCGTATCGGAAACATCTAAATACTTCCAACCGAACGACTTTATCTTACTTGTTGGCGGAGCAGCTAAAGCAGTTTATCCTGCGGTCCAATCTGCGTATCCTTTAACACGGTTAGCGATTCCTTCATTTTTAGGTAAACGAGTAGAGCCGAAATTTGCTAACTCTATCGGATTCTATAACTTAGGAAAGGAGCTGCTTAACAATGGCTAGGGTTATGAAAGGAGTATCTTTTAATTTAAGCGATCCTATCGATGTTAAAACGTTAGAGTTCTCTATGAAATCTGGCAACTTTTCAAAGTTTGTTAAGAGACTTCTCGAAAAGGAAATGACTAAAGAAATGCCGATACAACTCGATCAAATTGTAGTAAAACAAATAGACCTTCCTACTCAATCAACTGAGAAGAAAGGCCCTAATCCTAAAAACTTTATTTAGTTATTTTATAAAAACAACTAAATCATGTATCCCTCTTAATAACGCTCCAGCACCTCCAGCGATAATCATACCCCAACCTAATTTAGTTAAGATTGCTGACATTTTCATCACTCCTTTAATGTTATTTTGTACAGAAAGGTCGGTGTAAACCGTGGAAATTATTAGCAAGTTACAAAAGGAAATTCACGACGGTATATTTTGGATTGGTCATAAAGTTGGTGACTCAATAAAAGAACACGTATTTCCGAAAGTACAGGAAGAAGTATCTAATCAAGTTATCAATATTACTGCAGCTCCGTTGCTATTAATCGGAATGAAGGTAAGCTTAGTAATTATCGGATTCGGATTTATTTGTATCGTAATAGGTAAGCCGACTTGGGCTCGTAAGTGTATCGGAATGGGAACGTTAAGTTTCTTGGGATTACAACTATTCTAAGGGGGCGTTAGTATGGCGAAAGTGGAATATATCAAATTTAGCGAATTTATGGACGGTTCTTGGAAGTTACCGAAAGCAAAAAGTAATACGATGTTACCTACAATTTTAGGTGGGTCAACTTTAGGAGTCGCGGCGTCAATGATGGTTAATAAAGTTAGTGCTTTTGCTTCAACGTTGGCGGATCAAGGTATTTATCCTGGTATTCCGGTAAGTACGGATATTCAGCATAAAGTTGCAAATGCCTTCGACCCATTGTTCGCATTAATGGGCGGGCTAGCTTATCCGTTATGTTTCTTAACAATTAGTGGTGGCTGCGTGCTAATCATGATCGGTCAGAAGCATAAAGGTATTCATTTAATTAAGTGGGCTGCTATCGGATTTATCGGACTACAATTTGCGCCAGGAATCATGCAAATTTTAATGCAAGTAGCTGCGGCGATGAAACAATGAAGCACTTTAAAATTACGCCGGACGCTCGCCTGCTTAACGATAAAGTTGAACATCTAACACAAAGCTTATGCGTATATAAAACGCTATATCAACGTATGAAGGAGAAGGAGCAAAACTTCTTCTCTTACGAAATTATGCTTAATAAAAAGAATCCGTTTATTTCTTATACGGTAAACGATAGTACATCGGAGTTACTTGAAAAGGCCGTACTATCTGCGTATCCTAACGTAACATTAACGGAAATTAACGATCCGATAGAGCTGAAACCGTCCGCAATTAAAACGATGGGATACAAGAATCATTACTTCTTAGCGTTAAAGGTCGATAGAAGGTCGGATTGGCTGCAGTACCTTTTCGAAGTCTTACCGTTAATGAAGGAAGAGGAAAAAGCGCTAGTTCAAGTCGTGGCCAATCCGTTACATTACGATTGGAATATAGGAGTCAAAGAAGCGTACGAACGATTTAAGAAAGGAGACTTACCGTTAAAATTTCAGTTTGATCGAAAGTTAATCGGCAGTTTAGCGTTAAAGACAACGGCTTCTATAGTACTTGGCGCTCATAATCTAGTAACGGAATTAATCGGAGGCGAGCCGGAAGAATACGACTTGTTTGCGACCGAAAGAGCTACGCTTTTAAAGGACGGTCAGTTACGCTCTGAGACCGTCCAGAAGATGAAGTACGGCGGTTATAATGTTCAGATAAGCATAGCGATAGAGTGCGATGAGAAGCGCTCAGAAACGCTTATGAGAGCTATTGAAACGGCGTTCTTAGCTTTCGATGGAGATAATCGGCTAGACTCTGAAAAGCGATCTCTAAAACACTACAATATAATGAAGGAACGTAAAATATCGAAGTTTATAAATAACTATTTTAGTAGTCACGAATTAGCTAGGATAACCGTTTTACCTCCGAAGTATCTGCAAGAAAAATATAATATCGAAAATATTAAAATACAAGAAACTCAAATCTCTCCGAAGTTGTTGAAAGAAGGGCTACTAATTGGAGACAGTATTTATAAAGGGAATATCGTCAACGTCCTAATGCCAATTAAGAATTGGGATGAACTATGTCTACCGTACAGCGTAATCGGAGGGATGGGGCAAGGTAAGACGGCAGGCTATGGCGCAAATAGAATAGTAGAAGCAGTTAATAACGGATTCGGGGCACTATTTATCGATCCTGCT from Arthrobacter citreus encodes the following:
- a CDS encoding MMPL family transporter; amino-acid sequence: MRKIIKGRWIIFSIWLIATVVLTAIQPDINAILRNKGQEGANSNSPSVMADNILKKMDTTKGTNNLIVFYDKNKISNDEMEKIGDAVKAVRDSSKELRISEIIDPFSIPNAKSSLISKDGKTLMVSYKLDKNGREIDDIQKQLDQRLSNVPVKYYLSGEDFINNDYLKASQSGVEKSAALTVVFILVVLIIAFRSIVTPFVSLIAVAFSYLCSMGIAAQLIDKAGFPITSLTQMLLILILFGVGTDYNILLFNRFREELSLGNSVDDSIVNTYKTAGKTIAYSILTVFIAFLALVFAESPIYKSGVVVVIGVCILLLEILTLTPFIMKVLGKKLFWPSKNVSGHKENKFFGNSSAFAIKKPIITIVVILLILTPMVYFHKEKLNFDTIGELGNKYPSSKGFNIVADHFGKGQAMPATVVIENNKALDNNQSLAVIDNVTERLKTIKGVKQVSSVTQPEGKQIDSFYVDSQMGSVTDGISKTQDGVNEIHDGLSLAQDKLGSADFSKVNQMVDGTTELQNGVTALSSGIKQIQAGINDGSSKSQTISNGLATIDTNLLKMSNGISLLASNYEKMQSGYKEMGSHYQDAAQALLGMKGALSQMQSMVTALGTSYANSNSDSNYQALKQTLDQTIAALNQITPEGIKALNTNYNAVTSGFATANKNLSSMSTGLAQMSNGLKRLESGLGNASSGLGKIVTNMNKVSDGLGQMKSGQQQLVAGINGFSTFGQKLSDVNGGLQKISDGLGKTNDFLTQFNSNKTFFIPKEALTDKNFKQSIDMFMSKDRTITKLTVVLKDDPYSKKALNTITKIDAAVSTGLKGTELSHAKSGVAGPSATTNDMNNILSSDLNKTTTIVIIGVLLVLFLVIKSFWTPLFITASLLGAYYTAMFMINYIFINLLGYEGISSFVPFFSFIIIVALGVDYSIFLMMRFKEYGDMPAKEAIVLASKHTGGVIISAVIILGGTFATLMPSGILLLFELAIAVITGLVVLCFILLPIFLPAMIALPEALANLFSSKRNDKISSENHVI
- a CDS encoding tyrosine-type recombinase/integrase; the encoded protein is MLRYLNAYLRDSKIEGISPNTLDARRKDIKHFFNWCETDDVEEIDRNLVKDYIYACQERNLKAGTINTRLQIIRGFFNWLVEEEIIKRNPTDKIKNVKKEITVIKPYNVGEIKSMLDFYRGKRFQDVRNKTIITLFAETGIRNAELCHIKLGDIYENEIRIKGKGNKERFVPISEVLHKQLFRYQLVREKQLHSDDCPYLFFSNRGTMISYTVTRNVLRKACEAIGLDARILTHNFRRFYATSMLDHVDLFTVSKLLGHTEISTTQRYVEGTEQRVILERGRKHSPLS
- a CDS encoding helix-turn-helix domain-containing protein, with translation MKNKLKVIFAERKIKQTEFADKVGINNSTLSLIVSKEDHSPTLKVAMRIAKTLDLKVEDIWELDDEN
- a CDS encoding ParM/StbA family protein, whose amino-acid sequence is MLLGIDAGNNEVKVATQYGVYAFNSCLGDYHERRIETKFQDEMIVEYKGVTYFAGELAEKESYYPRRSMGASKANEDVKIRILIAVFRFSNEYSNTVIVGQPIERHLPAEKAKIKEMLIGEHTVKLNGQSKTFKIDQVVIALEGASCFFGWFTDTSTFRIIDCGSGTVNVATIREWDQVDKESFTLNFGANSTRTNNLNAMAQSIVSETSKYFQPNDFILLVGGAAKAVYPAVQSAYPLTRLAIPSFLGKRVEPKFANSIGFYNLGKELLNNG
- a CDS encoding ATP-binding protein; translated protein: MKHFKITPDARLLNDKVEHLTQSLCVYKTLYQRMKEKEQNFFSYEIMLNKKNPFISYTVNDSTSELLEKAVLSAYPNVTLTEINDPIELKPSAIKTMGYKNHYFLALKVDRRSDWLQYLFEVLPLMKEEEKALVQVVANPLHYDWNIGVKEAYERFKKGDLPLKFQFDRKLIGSLALKTTASIVLGAHNLVTELIGGEPEEYDLFATERATLLKDGQLRSETVQKMKYGGYNVQISIAIECDEKRSETLMRAIETAFLAFDGDNRLDSEKRSLKHYNIMKERKISKFINNYFSSHELARITVLPPKYLQEKYNIENIKIQETQISPKLLKEGLLIGDSIYKGNIVNVLMPIKNWDELCLPYSVIGGMGQGKTAGYGANRIVEAVNNGFGALFIDPAKKQVTAELKKVLSPDQYEIFNISELKPSFDWCEAKYSPYAKGILADTVLSFFEDTLEDSVQTERYLRAFVIGMKTTKMSEIFKIMEDKVYLLEVISEMEEGIHKSTLKQYAKESEAMRMKLIKPIYNRMDMIMGDPFLMDCFKSDNELDFVKILSQKKAFIFDVSKSDGLTPKQINLI